The genomic stretch GGGAAGTGTAAATATGAGTAGCAACTCTTCTCAAATTTTTGAAACAACAGCATTAGCAATTAAAGGAAACCATGAAGGTACATATTATGGATCAGTCAGATGGGGCTGGAAAACAAATGCTAAGGGCTTACATTCTATAATTCCATTTAAAGTATTAACTAAGGAGTTACCAAGTCCAACCTTTATGAAAGCAGCTAAAATTTGGAATAACTCGAAGAACTCTGCAGGAGCAGATACACTAGATTTACCAGTTCAATGGCCAGCTACGATTCATAACACACCATTGGCAGCATTGAGAACAGGAAAGTCGGTAGCTTCTCAAATTTTAGCAGATATACCTAGAGGTGCTACATTGACGGTATTAAATGATTCATCCAATTGGTTACATGTACAGTTAGATAAAACTCAGCCTGGAATTATATTAAATAGTCATGGTAGAGCAGCTGTAATGTCTGGAAATCTAATAAGAGGTTATGTATCTCGAAGTTTAGTTAATAAAGATGCAAGTTATATATAAAAGTAATAAAGCGAAAAGCTTAGTATGCTTACTACTAATTATAGTGTTTGCATGTGAAAAAAATGAATCGAAAAAAATGAATGAACAATTTGATAATATACTTGAGAAAAGGATAAGAGAATTAGGCTATAGATCCTTATTTCTAACTGATTTGGAAGTTACAGATAAAGAAATATGGAATTTTGGAGCTAACGAACAAGAATTGAAAATTATCGCATATTCAGAAAAAACTTCAGATTTTTCTAGATTTTTAACCGTCGAGTTGTTAAGACATTATGATGTAAAAATAAATTCTAAGTATCATTCTTTGATAGCAAAATCATACGCCTATGCGCTATCAAACAGTGCTACAGATAATCCACATTTTTTTGGGGTTGTTGGAAACTTGTGGGGATTATTATATGAAGAAGATGATTTAGGGAAATTAGGCAGCTTTTATGTGTCTTTAGGAGATAAGGCAGTGCTATCTTTATCAAATTTATTAGATAATAAAAATGATAAAATTTTCTATGATGGAAGCGAAGAAGCAACCATTGGAAACTCATACCAATACCGAGTAAAAGATTTCGCAGCATTTTACATTTCTAAAATTAAAAACATTCCAATTACGTTTTATCAAGATTTTGATCAAAGAGACGCAGAAATTGAACGATTAAAAGAAATTTTAGCAAACGAATAAGTATGGACGCATTAAATCAAGACCGAGAAATAGTGGAAGAACTGGAACGTCAATTAGAACGTTCAGGCTATTTTGCGCATAGTTCGCTGAGTAATCAGGCAGAACGCATCAACGAAATTGAGTCTTTCTTATATGGTTTGATTGATACATTAATCGATGACGGAAAAGTAAATAAAGAAAAGCTTGAAGAAGTTGTTCAAAAAGTACGAAAAGAAACCGTTGAACATAAAGAACATTTTCACGCAGGAATTGCGATTAGAGTTGATGGAAAAGAAAAGAAAGATGTTTTTATTCCTGTCAATTGTGATGAGCGCATGCATATTTGCAAAGGTGTGTGTTGTAAACTCAGTTTTGCACTTTCGGTAGATGAAATAGAAGATGGAAAATCGAAGTGGGATTTAGGACAACCATATTATATTCGACAAAAATCAACAGGATATTGTACACATTTAAACGAAAATAAACAATGTTGTTCTATTTATGATGATCGTCCAAAAGTCTGTAGAAAATACAGTTGTGCAGGCGATGAACGTATTTGGAAAAATTTTGATAAGATGGAATTAAACTCTGAATGGATTGAGAATAACCTACAAGAACGAAAAGTTCAGTTACAAGGTATCTATATGATTCCAGAAGCTACGATTGAATATAAAGCGAAAAGTTAATGATTCAAACACAAGCAACCTGTTTATTAACAAGCTTTACATATTTTTTGACACTTTTTTCACAATTCATTGACATATGTAACGCTAAACTCGCCATATATTCGTAGAAACATTAAATTTAGCATCATGAATAAATTCAAATATATTGTACTTTCATTTGTTGCATTGGGAATTATAGTGGTTTCTAGTAGTTATACTAACAACACTGTAACGAATGAAAAAAACGAAGACGTTAAAGTATTAGAAAATAAAGAAAATCAGACTATTAATTTGTTTGTAACACATGGACATTGTAGCACACCGTTTAGTGGTGTTGTAAATGATTTGAAAGTAACTTATTCCAAACGAAACGACTTGGGAAATCCTTTAGAAAATATGAAAATTTCGTTTGATGTAGATCCTAATTCATTTAATGTTTGTGCAAATGACGACTTAACAGCAAAAATTAAAACACCTGATTTATTTATTAGTATGAATAATGAAAAAATCACCTTTAGATCTACTGATGTGTATACTATGGGATTGGATTGGTATCAAGTTAACGGTAAACTTTCGATTAAAGGAATCGAAAAAGATGTAAAGTTTTTTGTAACAGGAATTAGAGATCCAAAAGAGGCAATGGCAAGTTCACTTGTGTTGGAAGGTCAAATGAATTTGTTCGATTGGGGAATTGATTATGATAAGATTGTTAATGGCACATCGGACAACGTTCCTACGAAATTGATGCATATGAATATGAAAATTACAATGCCTTAAGTTCGTATGGATTGAAGTAGAAATTGAATAAGGCTTTCGAGTTTATACAGCGTGTTTCTTTAAACAGAAAAACCAAAAATACTACAATATCATTCACTCAAGCTCCAATCCTTCTAAAAGTCGCTCAATATTCTTTTTTGTGTCTTCATTGGGTTCAATTTCTTTTAAACGATTCACCTTTTGTGTAATTTCGTTTGACCAATTTTCAAGTTTCCAAGTAGCCAAAACGCTGAGTGTTGCATTTCTATTACTAGTTACCGGACTATCCAACCCAACAAGAATAAGTGCTGCTCCTTTTGCCGGATAGTTTTCCAAAAATGTGATCACAAAACCAAATGAAGAATGCTTTTGATAATCTTCACCCAATCCCATCCAATCTCTCGGACCAGATCCTAATTCTTCTAACGGAAGATTATTTTTTGCAAAATCAATGATTTCATCTACGTTTTCTTCTTTCGCATACGTGGTAACATCATACCAAGCTAAACTATCCAAAGAATTCTTTTGCAGTTTATTCCAAACAACATCCCATAATTCAATACCGAGTTTTTCGGCAGCTTGTTTTCCATTCCAGTATAAAACAGAATCATCGCTTTTTAATGCGATTTCAGCTTGTTCTTTCCAGTCTTTATTTTTTAAATTTTCATTAATATCTATCAAACAATTTGAAATAATATTTTGATTCCAACCATTTTTTTTATGCTCTCCAAGATCTTCTTGAAGTTCTATAAGAAAATCTTTAATAGCATTTAATGTGATAAAATCCGTAATATCTTTTACATGCGTTTTTCCATGTCTGATGAAGTTTTCAACGGTTTCAGGCGCGAATTCGTAGTCAGAAATATCTTCTGCTGGTCCATCGGAAAGTAATGCTTGAATAATTTCTCCAGTAGCTTTGAATAGTTTGACATCTATTTTTTCACGTTGAAGCTTTATATGTAATTCTCCATTTACAGCACATGTATACGCCAAATATTCAATCATGATGCTATTTTTGTAGCCTTCAAGAAGTAGCCAATCTTTTAGTTCTTCGGACAATTCCATGTGCGCTATTCTATCTACAAGTTGAATTTTCCCCCAACCATCAACTTTAGTAGCCAATTCCCATAAATCTTCAACTATATTATCTGATAAATTAGACAGCGCAACCATTGAAAAAACCGTAAATTCATCATGTAAACCAAGTATTTTAATTTCATTGATGACTGATTTTTTCTGGCAAAGACCTAAAATAGCAATTCCAATTTTGACACTATTTCGATGACTTGTTTTTGTTGCTAAATCTTTAGCAAAGCTGAAAAGATATGGATCTATCGGTAACGATTGATTGACTATTTCTTCAAGAAATTCATCTATAATTCCAATAACGCCATCACTTTCAGTTAGGATTTTA from Kordia antarctica encodes the following:
- a CDS encoding YkgJ family cysteine cluster protein, whose product is MDALNQDREIVEELERQLERSGYFAHSSLSNQAERINEIESFLYGLIDTLIDDGKVNKEKLEEVVQKVRKETVEHKEHFHAGIAIRVDGKEKKDVFIPVNCDERMHICKGVCCKLSFALSVDEIEDGKSKWDLGQPYYIRQKSTGYCTHLNENKQCCSIYDDRPKVCRKYSCAGDERIWKNFDKMELNSEWIENNLQERKVQLQGIYMIPEATIEYKAKS
- a CDS encoding YceI family protein; the encoded protein is MNKFKYIVLSFVALGIIVVSSSYTNNTVTNEKNEDVKVLENKENQTINLFVTHGHCSTPFSGVVNDLKVTYSKRNDLGNPLENMKISFDVDPNSFNVCANDDLTAKIKTPDLFISMNNEKITFRSTDVYTMGLDWYQVNGKLSIKGIEKDVKFFVTGIRDPKEAMASSLVLEGQMNLFDWGIDYDKIVNGTSDNVPTKLMHMNMKITMP